Proteins encoded together in one Rhizobium bangladeshense window:
- a CDS encoding PAS domain-containing hybrid sensor histidine kinase/response regulator, producing MQSLGQLQERLSAAFGGPVAKPLEERMGQPSPRPRTAAPAETDERQGAAPTRRLLFYWLGGAGLLAATILMLLAHAGDPLLLSGGLVVLGLAVIASYAVLMVRRRRSIRSGRQTRPEWNDGAKLFADVHDVLGDITVSRSMDRRIISANDTFRRLTGRLRPEGRTCEEIGLAFRPGPVPHCYDVEISTPEGQRIFLWRDVVTRDPANGRLLLQSVARDVTEERLIAQSREEARQKAEYNSAAKSRLLATVSHEVRTPLSGILGMTHLIAETRLTQEQQNYLASIRQSGHALTQLVEDLLDFSTIEVGRFELHPRSESLRKLLESVVEMLAHRAHEKGIEIGATVSSDVPENMSFDAARLRQVLFNVIGNAVKFTQAGGVFIRVLLDAGDLLITVADSGPGMTAEEQARVFGEFEQGGTIADKSSGTGLGLAISARIMREFGGALTVASEKGLGSTFSIRFPVDIGSERPDRRNTLLAGNSVVLLAPAGAARTAIAETITALGGICQLVADGETARARLLGMATGGRRPTDIIVDHRMSAEFSAHLADRAEIAALGLRKVLLVNPEERSAHPLDLFDAWLIRPLREQSLIDVLRGRMRGMEKRDALNDNQPGLGPPMAETLVAAHGLRILLGEDDPINAMLVRVMLEKGGHKVHHVEDFETLLDCALGEVNERPDIIISDLSMPGGNGIDMLGRLRGHERRLDLDPVPVIVLTADKSDESRRQVLLNGANRVMVKPVDPVRLLTEVQAVAALSARRAEAR from the coding sequence ATGCAGAGCCTGGGACAGTTGCAGGAAAGATTGTCCGCCGCCTTCGGCGGACCCGTCGCCAAGCCGCTTGAGGAGCGGATGGGGCAGCCCTCCCCGCGACCGCGCACAGCGGCACCTGCGGAAACCGATGAGCGTCAAGGAGCGGCCCCGACACGGCGCCTCCTGTTCTACTGGCTGGGCGGCGCCGGCCTCCTTGCCGCGACGATCCTCATGCTGCTTGCTCATGCCGGCGACCCGCTGCTGCTCTCAGGCGGCCTTGTCGTTCTCGGCCTCGCGGTCATCGCCAGCTACGCCGTCCTGATGGTTCGCCGTCGGAGATCAATCAGGTCCGGCCGCCAGACCCGGCCGGAGTGGAACGACGGCGCAAAGCTGTTTGCCGATGTGCACGACGTGCTCGGCGACATCACCGTCAGCCGCAGCATGGACCGGCGCATCATCTCCGCCAACGACACGTTTCGCCGCCTGACCGGACGGCTGCGTCCGGAAGGACGCACCTGCGAGGAGATCGGCCTCGCCTTCCGGCCCGGCCCCGTCCCGCATTGTTACGATGTCGAGATTTCGACACCGGAAGGTCAGCGCATCTTCCTCTGGCGTGACGTCGTGACCCGCGATCCCGCCAATGGCCGCCTGCTGCTGCAGAGCGTTGCCCGCGACGTCACCGAAGAGCGGCTGATCGCGCAGAGCCGCGAGGAGGCTCGCCAGAAGGCCGAATATAACAGCGCCGCCAAATCCAGGCTGCTAGCCACCGTCAGCCACGAAGTGCGCACGCCGCTATCGGGCATCCTCGGCATGACGCACCTGATTGCCGAGACGCGGCTGACGCAGGAGCAGCAGAATTATCTCGCGAGCATCCGCCAATCCGGCCACGCGCTGACGCAGCTCGTCGAGGACCTGCTCGATTTTTCCACCATCGAAGTCGGACGCTTCGAGCTGCATCCGCGCTCGGAATCGCTGCGGAAGCTCCTGGAAAGTGTCGTCGAAATGCTCGCCCACCGTGCGCATGAAAAGGGTATCGAGATCGGCGCCACGGTGTCGTCCGACGTGCCGGAGAATATGAGCTTCGATGCGGCGCGGCTGCGCCAGGTTCTGTTCAACGTCATCGGCAATGCAGTGAAGTTCACCCAGGCCGGCGGCGTCTTCATCCGCGTCCTGCTCGACGCAGGCGACCTTTTGATCACCGTGGCCGATAGCGGTCCCGGCATGACGGCGGAGGAGCAGGCGCGCGTTTTCGGCGAGTTCGAGCAGGGCGGCACCATTGCCGACAAGAGCAGCGGCACCGGGCTCGGCCTTGCCATCTCCGCCCGCATCATGCGCGAATTCGGCGGCGCATTGACGGTTGCCAGCGAAAAGGGACTGGGCAGCACATTTTCGATCCGCTTCCCCGTCGACATCGGCAGCGAGCGGCCCGACCGGCGAAACACGCTGCTTGCCGGCAACAGCGTCGTGCTCTTGGCGCCGGCAGGTGCGGCGCGCACCGCCATCGCCGAGACGATCACCGCGCTCGGCGGCATCTGCCAGCTCGTTGCGGACGGCGAGACGGCACGGGCAAGGCTGCTCGGCATGGCGACCGGCGGCCGGCGGCCGACCGATATCATCGTCGACCATCGCATGTCGGCGGAGTTTTCGGCTCATCTCGCCGACCGCGCCGAAATCGCCGCCCTCGGGCTGCGCAAGGTTCTGCTCGTCAATCCGGAAGAGCGCAGCGCCCACCCGCTCGACCTGTTCGATGCCTGGCTCATCCGGCCTCTGCGGGAACAGTCGTTGATCGATGTGCTGCGCGGGCGCATGCGCGGCATGGAGAAGCGCGACGCGTTGAACGACAATCAGCCGGGCTTGGGCCCGCCCATGGCCGAGACGCTGGTTGCTGCACACGGCCTGCGCATTCTGCTCGGAGAGGACGATCCGATCAATGCAATGCTGGTGCGCGTCATGCTCGAAAAGGGCGGACACAAGGTGCATCACGTCGAAGATTTCGAGACGCTGCTCGATTGCGCCCTCGGCGAGGTAAATGAGCGGCCTGACATCATCATTAGCGATCTGTCGATGCCCGGCGGCAACGGCATCGACATGCTGGGGCGGCTGCGCGGCCACGAAAGGCGTCTTGATCTTGACCCGGTGCCGGTGATCGTACTCACCGCCGACAAGAGCGACGAATCGCGCCGCCAGGTCTTGCTCAACGGCGCCAACCGCGTCATGGTGAAACCGGTGGACCCGGTGCGGCTGCTGACGGAAGTTCAGGCGGTCGCAGCGCTTTCCGCCCGCCGGGCAGAGGCGCGGTAA
- the lspA gene encoding signal peptidase II — MTEPTHARPALFSRPAPILFFIFFAVLIDQAVKIAVDHYLPLQQAVPVVPMLALYRTYNLGVAFSMLSGMDGWFIVGMRLVIVAFVIWLWYRTAKDRWLAHLGYALIIAGAIGNLVDRFAYGHVIDYILFYTENWSFAVFNLADSFITIGAGCVILEELLLPKKAGR, encoded by the coding sequence ATGACCGAACCGACGCATGCACGCCCCGCGCTGTTTTCTCGCCCGGCGCCGATCCTCTTCTTCATCTTCTTCGCCGTTCTCATCGACCAGGCCGTCAAGATCGCCGTCGATCACTATCTGCCGCTGCAGCAAGCCGTTCCCGTCGTTCCGATGCTGGCGCTCTACCGCACCTATAATCTCGGCGTCGCCTTTTCGATGCTATCTGGCATGGACGGCTGGTTCATCGTCGGGATGCGGCTCGTCATCGTCGCCTTCGTCATCTGGCTGTGGTACCGCACGGCAAAAGACCGCTGGCTCGCCCATCTCGGCTATGCGCTGATCATTGCCGGCGCGATCGGCAATCTTGTCGACCGCTTCGCCTACGGGCATGTGATCGACTACATCCTGTTCTACACCGAAAACTGGTCCTTCGCGGTGTTCAATCTCGCCGACAGTTTCATTACCATTGGCGCCGGCTGCGTCATTCTCGAGGAGCTGCTGCTGCCGAAAAAGGCCGGCCGCTAA
- a CDS encoding TrmH family RNA methyltransferase — protein MTKDFHDQGPRRVGQVKEVTSLANPIIKDIKALTNKKSREESGTFLAEGLKLVIDAIELGWTIRTLVYAKAAKGKPLVEQMAAKTVASGGLVLEVSEKVIASITRRDNPQMVIGIFEQRWTPLRGVRLQEGETWVALDRVRDPGNLGTIIRTADAAGASGIILIGETTDPFSLETVRATMGSVFAVPVARATPEEFLAWRKSAGVSVVATHLAGAVDYRTIDYRRKPTVLLMGNEQSGLPDQLAGDADALARIPQQGRADSLNLAVATAVMLFEARRHLLSLTEGK, from the coding sequence ATGACCAAGGATTTCCACGATCAGGGACCGCGCAGGGTCGGCCAGGTGAAGGAAGTCACCTCGCTCGCCAATCCGATCATCAAGGATATTAAGGCGCTGACGAACAAGAAGTCGCGGGAGGAAAGCGGAACTTTCCTCGCCGAAGGGCTGAAGCTTGTCATCGATGCGATCGAGCTCGGCTGGACGATCCGAACGCTGGTCTATGCCAAGGCCGCCAAGGGCAAGCCGCTGGTCGAGCAGATGGCGGCCAAGACCGTCGCATCGGGCGGTCTGGTGCTCGAAGTCAGCGAAAAAGTGATCGCTTCGATCACCCGGCGCGACAACCCGCAAATGGTCATCGGCATCTTCGAGCAACGCTGGACGCCGCTTAGGGGCGTCCGGCTGCAGGAGGGCGAGACGTGGGTGGCGCTCGACCGGGTGCGCGACCCTGGCAATCTCGGCACCATCATCCGCACGGCCGATGCCGCCGGCGCGTCCGGTATCATTCTGATCGGCGAGACGACCGATCCCTTCTCGCTTGAAACCGTGCGGGCGACCATGGGCTCGGTGTTCGCCGTTCCCGTGGCGCGGGCGACGCCGGAGGAATTCCTGGCCTGGCGGAAGTCGGCCGGCGTTTCCGTCGTCGCCACCCATCTGGCCGGCGCGGTCGACTACCGTACGATCGACTATCGGAGGAAGCCCACAGTGCTCCTGATGGGCAACGAACAATCCGGGCTGCCGGACCAGCTTGCCGGAGACGCCGATGCGCTTGCCCGCATTCCGCAGCAGGGCCGCGCCGATTCGCTGAACCTCGCCGTCGCCACCGCTGTCATGCTTTTCGAGGCGCGCCGCCATCTCCTCTCACTTACCGAGGGCAAATGA